Proteins encoded by one window of Silvibacterium dinghuense:
- a CDS encoding M16 family metallopeptidase, whose product MRLWKRWTAAVALGMAAVTAGAQTAGEKVPYTYYKLPNGLKVVLSQDSTAPTVAVGVYYQIGFRIEPKDRTGFAHLFEHMMFQGSQNLGKMQFIQLIQKNGGILNGSTRFDFTNYFEVLPSNTLETVLWAEADRMRGLDITEANLTNQKGVVTNEVKVNVINQPYGGFPWLDMPQYANTNWYNAHNFYGDLADIQAATLEDVKNFFKTYYAPNNAVLVVVGDFETAQAKSWIEKYFASIPSANVPPLPDLTEPEQTAEKHASKEDKLAKKPALAFAYHMPPRLSKDWYAMGLLNQILLQGDDSLLVQELVKKDGYAASVDGGINELGNMYDYRGPMLFTASLIHDDNVSTEQIMGAVDKVVQGVIDKPVDETTLRRAQTKLVSSLYDDEGNLGLGKVDLFASFALFDDDPGKINTLVANFDKLTPADLQATAAKYLRPQNRTVLEITVAKQAAAPAGAKGGN is encoded by the coding sequence ATGAGGCTTTGGAAACGCTGGACCGCGGCCGTCGCCCTCGGTATGGCTGCTGTAACCGCCGGCGCTCAGACCGCCGGAGAGAAGGTGCCTTACACCTATTACAAGTTGCCCAATGGGTTGAAGGTCGTTCTCTCGCAGGACTCCACGGCGCCTACCGTTGCCGTCGGTGTCTACTACCAGATCGGCTTCCGCATTGAACCGAAGGACCGGACCGGGTTCGCTCATCTCTTCGAGCACATGATGTTCCAGGGCTCGCAGAACCTGGGCAAGATGCAGTTCATTCAGCTCATCCAGAAAAACGGCGGCATCCTCAACGGCTCGACGCGCTTTGACTTCACCAACTACTTCGAGGTGCTGCCTTCGAACACGCTCGAGACGGTGCTGTGGGCGGAGGCCGATCGCATGCGCGGCCTCGACATCACCGAGGCCAACCTGACCAATCAGAAGGGGGTGGTGACGAACGAGGTCAAGGTTAATGTGATCAACCAGCCCTACGGCGGTTTCCCATGGCTCGACATGCCGCAGTATGCGAATACCAACTGGTATAACGCCCATAACTTCTATGGTGATCTGGCGGATATCCAGGCGGCAACGCTCGAAGATGTGAAAAATTTCTTCAAGACCTACTACGCGCCGAACAATGCGGTGCTGGTGGTGGTCGGCGACTTCGAGACCGCGCAGGCAAAGAGCTGGATCGAGAAGTATTTCGCCTCCATTCCGTCAGCCAATGTTCCACCGCTGCCGGACCTGACGGAGCCGGAGCAGACAGCGGAGAAGCACGCCAGCAAAGAAGACAAGCTGGCGAAGAAGCCGGCGCTGGCCTTTGCCTATCACATGCCTCCGCGCCTCAGCAAAGACTGGTACGCGATGGGTCTGCTCAACCAGATTCTTCTGCAGGGCGATGACAGCCTGCTGGTGCAGGAACTGGTGAAAAAAGACGGCTATGCCGCTTCGGTGGATGGCGGCATCAATGAGCTCGGCAACATGTACGACTATCGCGGGCCGATGCTCTTCACGGCGAGCCTGATCCACGACGATAACGTATCGACAGAGCAGATCATGGGCGCGGTCGACAAGGTGGTGCAGGGCGTCATCGACAAGCCGGTGGACGAGACGACGCTGCGCCGCGCTCAGACCAAGCTGGTTTCCTCGCTCTATGACGACGAAGGCAATCTTGGCCTTGGCAAGGTAGACCTGTTTGCGAGCTTCGCGCTCTTTGACGACGATCCAGGCAAGATCAATACGCTGGTTGCGAACTTCGACAAGCTGACGCCGGCCGATCTGCAGGCGACAGCCGCAAAGTATCTTCGTCCACAGAACCGTACGGTTCTCGAGATCACCGTTGCGAAGCAAGCCGCAGCGCCCGCCGGCGCCAAGGGAGGCAACTGA
- the xylB gene encoding xylulokinase: MFLGLDIGTGGTRAVLVDERGRVVASASEEHVPFASPQPGWAEQDPEDWWRAAQKAIREVIAAVPGAKIEAVGLTGQMHGAVLLDENGKVLRPSLIWCDQRTDAQCDWLHREIGRERLIELTANPALPNFTLTKLLWVKEHEPEIFAKTRHILCPKDYVRLRLTGTYAIDVQEASGTLLLDVANRRWSSEVARIAGIPESWLPELFESPEICARISPEAASITGLTAGTPVAAGAGDQGAGAVGMGILQPGSVSATIGTSGVVFAATAAPTKDPLGRMHTFCHAVPGRWHVMGVTQAAGLSLRWLRETIAAGESYDQLTAEAAKIAAGSDGLLWTPYLLGERTPHLDSQARAAFVGLTAGHTRSHLVRAVLEGVAYSLKDTFTLFAELGIPVKGVRLGGGGARSPLWRSIQASVYGYPVDVLTAEEGGAFGAALLAGVGAGAWRDTDAACAAAIEVAEQISPDAAASERYAEGYQGFRQVYPALRNIRG; this comes from the coding sequence GTGTTTCTTGGTCTGGATATTGGAACGGGTGGCACCCGCGCGGTGCTGGTGGATGAACGTGGACGGGTTGTGGCATCAGCCTCGGAAGAGCATGTCCCTTTTGCCAGTCCCCAGCCCGGCTGGGCCGAGCAGGATCCCGAAGACTGGTGGCGGGCGGCCCAGAAGGCGATCCGCGAGGTGATTGCCGCTGTACCCGGCGCCAAGATCGAAGCCGTCGGCCTTACCGGCCAGATGCATGGCGCGGTCCTGCTCGACGAAAATGGCAAAGTCCTCCGCCCATCCCTGATCTGGTGCGATCAGCGCACCGATGCGCAGTGCGACTGGCTGCATCGCGAGATCGGACGCGAGCGCCTCATCGAGCTCACCGCCAACCCGGCACTGCCCAACTTTACGCTCACCAAACTTCTCTGGGTGAAGGAACACGAGCCGGAGATCTTCGCGAAGACCCGGCACATCCTCTGCCCCAAGGATTACGTCCGCCTCCGTCTCACCGGAACCTACGCCATCGATGTGCAGGAAGCCTCGGGCACGCTGCTGCTGGACGTCGCCAACCGTCGCTGGTCCTCGGAAGTCGCGCGCATTGCCGGCATCCCCGAGTCCTGGCTGCCGGAGCTCTTCGAATCGCCCGAAATCTGCGCTCGCATCTCGCCTGAAGCCGCATCCATCACCGGCCTCACCGCAGGAACGCCTGTCGCTGCCGGAGCCGGCGATCAGGGCGCCGGAGCAGTGGGCATGGGCATCCTCCAGCCAGGCTCGGTCTCGGCCACCATCGGCACCTCGGGCGTGGTCTTCGCCGCGACAGCGGCACCGACCAAAGATCCGCTGGGCCGCATGCACACCTTCTGCCATGCCGTTCCGGGACGCTGGCACGTCATGGGAGTCACACAAGCCGCAGGGCTCTCGCTGCGCTGGCTGCGGGAGACGATCGCGGCCGGCGAGTCTTACGACCAGCTCACCGCGGAAGCGGCAAAGATTGCAGCCGGCAGCGATGGTCTGCTCTGGACGCCTTATCTGCTCGGCGAACGTACGCCGCACCTCGACTCGCAGGCTCGCGCGGCCTTTGTCGGACTCACCGCTGGACACACGCGTAGCCATCTCGTGCGCGCCGTACTCGAAGGCGTAGCCTATTCGCTGAAGGATACCTTCACCCTCTTTGCCGAGCTCGGCATTCCAGTCAAGGGTGTGCGCCTTGGCGGCGGCGGAGCCCGCAGTCCGCTCTGGCGCTCGATCCAGGCCTCGGTCTACGGCTACCCGGTCGACGTACTCACTGCAGAAGAAGGTGGAGCCTTCGGAGCGGCCCTGCTGGCCGGCGTGGGCGCTGGCGCGTGGCGGGACACCGACGCGGCCTGCGCGGCAGCGATCGAAGTGGCAGAGCAGATTTCGCCTGACGCCGCAGCATCTGAGCGGTATGCTGAAGGCTATCAAGGCTTCCGGCAGGTGTATCCGGCGCTTCGCAACATTCGGGGATAA
- a CDS encoding diguanylate cyclase translates to MEAKQLTLMRDLVRLAFLLILADLAASLVNLASWHAGGVTVLWPTNALLAAYLLSSPRGWKHASACLALGFSIDLAENLVLGWHLESSFYLACCNLMEVVVAWLLIRRVTGSRPDLTNLRHLLAMLLYGVGLASAATAIAASFLTSPPSSTLATLVTVRNWYMPDMLGMATVLPLYLSYRLRTGLRLWSWTEAAGLFSLVIAATLFVFGQNRYPLLFLLTPVLLFVGVRMGLAGSAMALLLIAVIGGILTSRGHGPTMLIHGATIAQRDMALQAFIALTMLTLYILDVVVVSRLRLQQNLDVNETRFRMLAESSRDIIVLTDLAGNRQYVSPAALEVLGWSPEELIGGSYQELVHTEDIELFQRMLEDCREGRPMPPTTYRQRAKNGSYRWLESNPRLLLDPATGEATGYVAVVRDITDRKKVEEELARAFSLVETLASVDGLTGLANRRRFDEVLEQEWLRTVREGGQLSLLMLDVDHFKHYNDLYGHLSGDECLRQVAEAIQETLNRATDLAARYGGEEFAVILPNTGHTGALMVCNEILKAVRLRGVAHSANPPGVVTVSAGCASMSATVHGSWLALLRAADAALYQAKAQGRDQLQIAGDLETA, encoded by the coding sequence ATGGAAGCAAAACAGCTGACGCTCATGCGTGATTTAGTCCGGCTTGCTTTTCTGCTGATCCTGGCAGATCTCGCTGCTTCCCTGGTGAACCTGGCGAGCTGGCATGCAGGCGGCGTCACCGTTCTCTGGCCGACCAATGCCCTGTTGGCAGCATATCTGCTGAGCTCGCCCCGGGGATGGAAGCACGCATCGGCCTGTCTCGCACTGGGCTTCAGCATCGACCTCGCAGAGAATCTGGTGCTCGGCTGGCACCTGGAATCATCGTTTTATCTTGCCTGCTGCAATCTCATGGAAGTCGTCGTGGCATGGCTGCTGATCCGCCGGGTCACGGGTTCGCGGCCGGATCTCACCAACCTGCGGCATCTGTTGGCCATGCTCCTCTATGGGGTGGGATTGGCCTCCGCCGCAACCGCCATAGCAGCATCCTTCCTCACCAGCCCCCCATCGAGCACCCTCGCGACGCTGGTCACCGTGCGCAACTGGTATATGCCGGACATGCTGGGCATGGCGACGGTGCTGCCGCTTTATCTAAGCTACCGGCTGCGCACCGGCCTGCGACTCTGGTCCTGGACAGAAGCAGCCGGCCTGTTCTCACTGGTCATCGCGGCCACCCTCTTCGTCTTCGGGCAGAACCGGTATCCGCTGCTTTTCCTGCTGACGCCGGTACTGCTGTTCGTCGGAGTACGCATGGGACTGGCCGGATCGGCGATGGCCCTGCTGCTGATTGCCGTCATTGGAGGCATCCTCACCTCGCGCGGTCACGGGCCAACCATGCTGATCCATGGCGCCACCATCGCGCAGCGGGACATGGCGCTGCAAGCCTTCATTGCGCTCACCATGCTGACCCTCTATATCCTCGATGTCGTGGTGGTCAGCAGGCTGCGCCTGCAACAGAATCTCGATGTCAACGAGACCCGGTTCCGCATGCTGGCCGAATCCTCGCGCGACATCATCGTGCTCACCGATCTCGCAGGGAATCGGCAGTATGTCTCGCCCGCAGCGCTCGAAGTTCTCGGCTGGTCGCCCGAAGAGCTCATCGGCGGCTCTTACCAGGAACTGGTGCACACCGAAGACATAGAACTGTTCCAAAGGATGCTCGAGGATTGCCGGGAAGGTCGTCCCATGCCGCCTACGACCTATCGCCAGCGTGCGAAAAACGGAAGCTATCGCTGGCTGGAATCGAACCCGCGCCTGCTGCTCGATCCGGCAACCGGAGAAGCCACCGGCTATGTAGCCGTCGTGCGCGACATCACCGACCGCAAAAAAGTGGAAGAAGAACTGGCGCGAGCCTTTTCCCTGGTGGAGACACTGGCCAGCGTGGACGGCCTGACAGGATTGGCCAATCGGCGGCGTTTCGATGAAGTTCTGGAACAGGAGTGGCTGCGCACCGTACGGGAAGGCGGCCAGCTCTCGCTGCTCATGCTCGATGTCGATCACTTCAAGCATTACAACGATCTATACGGTCACCTCTCCGGCGATGAATGTCTGCGGCAGGTCGCCGAGGCCATCCAGGAGACCCTGAATCGTGCGACCGATCTTGCCGCACGCTACGGCGGCGAGGAGTTCGCGGTGATTCTTCCCAACACCGGCCACACCGGAGCGCTAATGGTCTGCAATGAGATTCTCAAAGCAGTCCGCCTGCGCGGTGTCGCACACAGCGCCAATCCTCCGGGAGTCGTCACGGTAAGCGCCGGCTGTGCCTCTATGAGCGCCACCGTTCATGGCAGCTGGCTCGCGCTGCTCCGGGCTGCCGACGCAGCTCTCTATCAGGCTAAGGCGCAAGGGCGCGATCAACTCCAGATCGCGGGAGACCTCGAAACCGCCTGA
- a CDS encoding beta-N-acetylhexosaminidase, with product MSFTPLQAQPVPFVNTLMPQPAHISEGSGNLALGTQFTACEDKFHDGRLDRAVSRLLVRLKSETGLQIATAPGACSATLTVSVDGAGEAIQSDDEDESYSLEVTGDGAHLHAATVVGAIHGLATVYQLVQAAGDGWVMPAVSIQDAPRFRWRGLMIDSSRHWIPIDVIYRTLDGMAAVKMNVFHWHLSDDQGFRIESKVFPKLQELGSDGDYYTQDQVRSVIAYARDRGIRVVPEFDIPGHALSWLVGYPDLASGVGTDGKGNHQGPYAISREYGVFDPVLDPTRESTYQFLDKFISEMTALFPDPYFHVGGDENNGVQWKNNPRIQAFMKAHDLKDTAALQTYFNQKLLPILKKNHKKMIGWDEIFAPGLDKDAVIQSWRGFDSLAASAKAGYGGILSAGYYLDHIDSAEQHYAVDPIPAGSDLTAEQAARIFGGEACMWSEHLSPRSVDSRIWPRTAVVAERLWSPQSVSDVSDMYRRLWVESVRLEDFGLQHLSAEDMALRKLAAPEIATPDQVAPLRIFASVLQPVGFDERYQLQHTSQLTPMDHLIDAVRPDPPSRFEVEAAVAEYLKHPSADSPAHAQLEAWFQQWVTTAPQLAPLMKAPLLQEAAPKAEQFGQLGQLGLDALKYLDAKQAAPAGWKDQSLALLKSAKEPIGKVRFTVLEPLTQLVQSVQ from the coding sequence ATGAGTTTTACCCCACTGCAGGCTCAGCCGGTGCCGTTCGTCAATACGCTGATGCCTCAGCCCGCACACATCTCGGAGGGCAGCGGCAATCTCGCGCTCGGCACGCAGTTCACGGCCTGCGAAGATAAATTTCACGATGGCCGTCTCGATCGCGCCGTCAGCCGCCTGCTTGTCCGGCTCAAGAGCGAGACCGGTTTGCAGATCGCTACTGCTCCGGGTGCATGTTCGGCAACGCTGACCGTAAGCGTGGATGGTGCAGGCGAAGCCATTCAGTCGGATGATGAAGACGAATCCTATTCGCTGGAAGTGACAGGGGACGGTGCGCATCTGCATGCCGCGACCGTGGTGGGCGCGATTCATGGTCTTGCCACCGTCTACCAGCTTGTTCAGGCGGCAGGCGACGGATGGGTGATGCCTGCGGTTTCGATCCAGGATGCGCCGCGCTTTCGCTGGCGTGGTCTCATGATTGACTCCAGCCGTCACTGGATTCCGATCGATGTGATCTATCGCACGCTTGACGGCATGGCTGCGGTGAAGATGAATGTCTTCCACTGGCATCTCAGCGACGACCAGGGCTTCCGCATTGAGAGCAAGGTCTTTCCCAAGCTGCAGGAGCTGGGTTCAGACGGTGATTACTACACGCAGGACCAGGTGCGCTCGGTGATTGCTTATGCGCGGGATCGCGGCATCCGTGTGGTGCCGGAGTTCGACATTCCTGGACACGCGCTTTCGTGGCTGGTCGGTTATCCCGATCTCGCGAGCGGCGTGGGCACGGATGGCAAGGGAAATCACCAGGGGCCGTATGCCATCAGCCGCGAATATGGGGTCTTCGATCCGGTGCTCGATCCCACGCGCGAAAGTACATACCAGTTCCTTGATAAGTTCATCAGCGAGATGACTGCGCTCTTTCCCGATCCGTACTTCCATGTCGGCGGCGACGAGAACAACGGCGTGCAGTGGAAGAACAATCCGCGCATTCAGGCCTTTATGAAGGCGCATGATCTGAAGGACACCGCGGCGCTGCAGACCTATTTCAACCAGAAACTGTTACCGATTCTGAAGAAGAACCACAAGAAGATGATCGGCTGGGATGAGATTTTTGCACCGGGCCTTGATAAGGATGCTGTGATCCAGTCGTGGCGCGGTTTCGATTCGCTGGCCGCTTCGGCGAAGGCAGGCTACGGCGGTATCCTCTCGGCCGGCTACTATCTTGATCACATCGATTCTGCCGAGCAGCACTATGCAGTCGATCCCATTCCCGCTGGCAGCGATCTGACCGCCGAGCAGGCAGCGCGCATTTTCGGCGGCGAAGCCTGCATGTGGAGCGAGCATCTCTCGCCGCGCAGCGTCGATTCACGCATCTGGCCGCGGACTGCGGTAGTTGCGGAGCGGCTATGGTCGCCGCAGTCGGTGAGCGATGTGAGTGATATGTATCGCCGCCTCTGGGTGGAATCGGTGCGTCTGGAAGACTTTGGCCTGCAGCATCTTTCTGCCGAAGACATGGCGCTCCGCAAACTCGCCGCTCCGGAGATTGCCACTCCCGATCAGGTGGCGCCGTTGCGCATCTTCGCCAGCGTGCTTCAGCCTGTCGGATTCGATGAACGCTATCAGCTGCAGCATACCTCGCAGCTCACCCCGATGGATCACCTCATCGATGCGGTGCGCCCCGATCCACCCTCGCGATTCGAGGTGGAAGCGGCTGTTGCTGAGTATCTGAAGCACCCTTCGGCCGATTCACCTGCGCATGCGCAGCTTGAAGCGTGGTTCCAGCAGTGGGTAACCACTGCGCCACAGCTGGCTCCGCTGATGAAGGCGCCTCTGTTGCAGGAGGCCGCGCCCAAGGCTGAGCAGTTCGGCCAACTGGGGCAGCTTGGATTGGATGCGCTGAAGTATCTGGATGCGAAGCAGGCTGCACCGGCGGGATGGAAGGATCAGTCGCTGGCTCTGTTGAAGAGCGCGAAGGAGCCGATCGGCAAGGTGCGCTTTACTGTGCTGGAGCCGCTGACGCAGCTGGTGCAGAGCGTGCAGTAA
- a CDS encoding M1 family metallopeptidase, with the protein MPHRRSLPLFFVAACSLVAPAFAQNANPYDPRLTFAPLALPDPVNVYRSSNGAPGPAYWQNEADYELHAQLDTAAKVLHTHEVITYTNNSPDTLPSLWIQLDQNIYRKDSRAHEMSGSMRMRRRATTPEDGPQPSTDGYVLDSVTVETQGKAEKVDYVVSDTRMQVRLPEPLRGHGAQIRIRIDYHYQIPGVWGGRTSWATTTGSVDDKPGNLPKGDIYDMAQWFPRMCVYDDLRGWDTLPYIGSEFYLEYGNIDYYVSVPANMIVAGSGELMNPKDVLTAQEMARLDEARKSDKTVVIRGASEVTSPASRPKQSGDLTWHFRMEHTRDVAWSASPVFVWDAARINLPDGKSSLAMSFYPPESVGPNSKGEDAWAHSTEYVKDTVEHFSKQWYPYPWPAAINVAGFSTGMEYPGIVFDGIPDSGAFLFWVTAHEIGHDWFPMIVGSNERRHAFMDEGFNTFIDIDESATFAGGKYGPKRDSEYSAGGEPPDMILKVLDNPDAPTVMATADSYPMMLGHPVSYFKGAYGMVLLREQILGPERFDWAFRKYIRDWAFKHPSPSDFFREMQSEGGEDLSYFWRGWYMNNWKFDLAVDSVADNKVTISNRGQLVLPATFEVKFADGTSERHQLPVETWLSKGTLVWAPDNGKKIASVLIDPDHVLPDDDRSNNEKKAE; encoded by the coding sequence ATGCCGCACCGCCGCTCGCTTCCGCTCTTCTTCGTTGCTGCGTGTAGTCTTGTTGCTCCAGCCTTTGCGCAGAATGCGAATCCATATGATCCGCGTCTTACCTTTGCGCCGCTCGCATTGCCCGATCCGGTGAATGTCTATCGCTCGAGCAATGGCGCACCCGGGCCCGCGTACTGGCAAAATGAGGCCGACTACGAACTGCACGCGCAGCTGGATACGGCGGCGAAGGTGCTGCACACGCATGAAGTCATTACCTACACCAACAACTCGCCGGATACGCTGCCGAGCCTGTGGATTCAGCTGGACCAGAACATCTACCGGAAGGATTCGCGCGCACATGAAATGAGTGGCAGCATGCGGATGCGGCGTCGTGCGACGACGCCTGAGGATGGTCCGCAGCCTTCAACCGACGGGTATGTGCTCGACTCGGTCACCGTGGAGACGCAGGGCAAAGCGGAGAAGGTGGATTATGTTGTCTCCGACACGCGCATGCAGGTGCGTCTGCCTGAGCCGCTGCGTGGACACGGCGCGCAGATTCGTATCCGCATCGATTATCACTATCAGATTCCTGGTGTGTGGGGTGGACGCACTTCATGGGCTACAACGACGGGTTCGGTGGACGACAAGCCTGGCAATTTGCCGAAGGGCGATATCTACGACATGGCGCAGTGGTTTCCCCGCATGTGCGTGTACGATGATCTTCGCGGCTGGGACACGCTGCCTTATATCGGCAGCGAGTTCTATCTCGAGTACGGCAACATCGACTACTACGTGTCCGTGCCTGCAAACATGATTGTTGCGGGATCGGGTGAGCTGATGAACCCGAAGGACGTGCTCACGGCCCAGGAGATGGCGCGGCTCGACGAGGCGCGCAAGAGCGACAAGACCGTCGTGATTCGCGGTGCTTCGGAAGTCACTTCGCCCGCGAGCCGTCCGAAGCAGTCAGGCGATTTGACCTGGCACTTCCGCATGGAACACACGCGCGATGTGGCATGGTCGGCTTCGCCGGTCTTCGTGTGGGATGCTGCACGGATCAATCTTCCGGATGGCAAGTCATCGCTTGCGATGAGCTTCTATCCGCCGGAGAGTGTGGGTCCGAACAGCAAAGGCGAGGATGCGTGGGCGCATTCGACAGAATATGTGAAGGACACGGTCGAGCACTTCTCGAAGCAGTGGTATCCCTACCCGTGGCCGGCGGCGATTAATGTGGCGGGCTTCTCGACGGGCATGGAGTATCCGGGCATCGTCTTCGACGGCATTCCGGACAGCGGTGCGTTTCTCTTCTGGGTGACGGCGCATGAGATCGGCCATGACTGGTTCCCGATGATCGTGGGCTCGAACGAGCGTCGCCATGCCTTCATGGATGAAGGCTTCAATACCTTCATCGATATCGACGAGTCTGCGACCTTTGCCGGCGGTAAGTATGGGCCGAAGCGTGACTCCGAATACTCGGCCGGCGGCGAGCCGCCAGACATGATCCTGAAGGTGCTCGACAACCCCGATGCGCCGACGGTGATGGCCACGGCCGACAGCTATCCAATGATGCTTGGCCATCCGGTGAGCTACTTCAAAGGCGCGTACGGCATGGTGCTGCTGCGCGAACAGATCCTCGGTCCCGAGCGCTTCGACTGGGCCTTCCGCAAGTACATTCGCGACTGGGCATTCAAGCACCCCTCTCCATCGGATTTCTTCCGCGAGATGCAAAGCGAGGGCGGGGAAGACCTGTCGTACTTCTGGCGTGGCTGGTACATGAACAACTGGAAGTTCGATCTTGCGGTAGACAGCGTGGCGGATAACAAGGTCACCATCAGCAATCGTGGACAGCTTGTTCTTCCGGCGACCTTCGAGGTGAAGTTCGCCGACGGCACAAGCGAACGCCACCAGCTGCCGGTCGAGACCTGGCTCTCGAAGGGTACATTGGTGTGGGCGCCGGATAACGGCAAAAAAATCGCCTCGGTGCTTATCGATCCCGATCATGTTCTGCCCGATGACGATCGCAGTAATAACGAGAAGAAGGCAGAGTAG
- a CDS encoding S9 family peptidase encodes MKSFHALPLLPLVFLPLAARAQAPISLDEFMNAAEIRDARIAPDGSAAVVATGAPDWQHNRFREDLWLWSKASGKLISLTHSGHDSSPLWSPDGRYIAFLSDRPVAAAEEDNAGKDDEPSRVWILPLNGGEAFPLYTDKLDAHALAWSADGTSLLFSSTEPLSKNQEEANKSEWKDVIRWREQERGDLLLSISVDAARRHSQATPEAHAKDDAPADKPALPADAVTIGHSSLEIDEIAPSPKGDVIAVESGPISHREENPADYEIYMVPAHGGDLRQLTHNQGLEGHLQWNHAGNKLYFTVRAGGGSMEGAYQDVQGRIYSIDPASTKITRQGTDFQGSWDDFTLTAKDEVLATGLTGMDQKIYRIDGDKFTLLASQPGNDAHLEAARNSSAVLYTHSAINDPTQVFVASQPSALNDAKAVTEFNPVFKQRAQASWKPYRWKSPDGTSVEGVLIYPPGKTDAKHLPMLTLIHGGPEDADGDRFGADWYDWATLAAANGWLVFRPNYRGSTGYGDAFMLAIQPHLVSAPGQDILSGVDALVKDGIADPDHLTIGGYSYGGYMTNWLITQTTRFKAAVTGAGAVEHAANWGNDDLTYDDAWYLSGAPWEKPELYQSEAALFQMNKVTTPTHIVGGNADIRVSYFEQVVLERALERLNVPHTLLVFPGEGHPLDRNPWHGYIKVRDELKWLKKYGE; translated from the coding sequence ATGAAGAGTTTTCACGCGCTGCCTCTGCTGCCCCTGGTGTTTCTGCCGCTTGCCGCTCGTGCCCAGGCGCCGATTTCGCTGGACGAGTTCATGAATGCCGCCGAGATTCGCGATGCCCGCATCGCACCCGATGGCAGCGCCGCAGTGGTTGCTACCGGTGCGCCGGACTGGCAGCACAATCGCTTCCGCGAGGATCTCTGGCTGTGGTCGAAAGCGAGCGGTAAGCTGATTTCGCTCACGCATTCCGGCCATGATTCTTCGCCGCTCTGGTCGCCCGATGGCCGGTACATTGCATTCCTCTCGGATCGGCCGGTGGCTGCAGCAGAAGAAGACAATGCCGGCAAGGATGATGAGCCGAGCCGCGTGTGGATCCTGCCGCTCAATGGCGGCGAGGCCTTTCCGCTCTACACCGATAAGCTGGATGCTCATGCCCTTGCGTGGTCGGCGGATGGCACGAGCCTTCTATTCTCGTCCACCGAGCCGCTCTCGAAAAATCAGGAAGAAGCCAATAAGTCGGAATGGAAGGATGTGATCCGCTGGCGCGAACAGGAGCGCGGCGACCTGCTGCTTTCGATCTCTGTGGATGCGGCGCGCCGGCATAGCCAGGCTACTCCTGAGGCACATGCGAAGGACGATGCGCCAGCCGATAAGCCTGCTTTGCCGGCGGATGCCGTGACCATTGGCCACAGCTCGCTGGAGATCGATGAGATCGCGCCTTCGCCCAAGGGTGATGTGATCGCCGTGGAGTCGGGACCGATCTCGCACCGGGAGGAGAACCCCGCAGACTATGAGATCTACATGGTGCCTGCTCATGGCGGCGACCTTCGCCAGTTGACGCATAACCAGGGACTCGAAGGCCACCTGCAATGGAATCATGCCGGCAACAAGCTCTACTTCACCGTGCGTGCAGGCGGTGGTTCGATGGAGGGCGCGTATCAGGATGTGCAGGGAAGAATCTACTCCATCGATCCCGCTTCCACGAAGATTACGCGCCAGGGCACTGATTTTCAGGGATCGTGGGATGACTTCACGCTGACGGCGAAGGATGAGGTGCTGGCGACCGGGCTAACCGGAATGGACCAGAAGATTTATCGCATCGACGGTGACAAATTCACTCTGCTTGCTTCGCAGCCGGGCAATGATGCGCATTTAGAGGCGGCGCGAAACAGTTCCGCCGTTCTCTATACCCATTCCGCCATCAACGATCCCACACAGGTCTTTGTCGCTTCGCAACCGTCGGCGTTGAACGATGCGAAGGCCGTGACGGAGTTCAATCCGGTTTTCAAGCAGCGCGCTCAGGCGAGCTGGAAGCCTTATCGGTGGAAGTCTCCGGATGGCACCAGTGTGGAAGGCGTGCTGATTTATCCGCCAGGAAAGACGGATGCGAAGCATCTGCCAATGCTGACGTTGATCCATGGGGGCCCTGAGGATGCGGACGGCGATCGCTTCGGCGCGGACTGGTACGACTGGGCAACGCTTGCGGCTGCAAATGGCTGGCTCGTATTTCGCCCGAATTATCGCGGATCGACCGGATACGGGGATGCCTTCATGCTGGCGATTCAGCCGCATCTTGTCTCGGCTCCGGGACAGGATATTTTGTCCGGCGTGGACGCGCTGGTGAAGGACGGCATCGCCGATCCCGATCACCTGACCATCGGTGGCTATAGCTACGGTGGCTACATGACCAACTGGCTGATCACGCAGACCACACGCTTCAAGGCTGCGGTTACCGGAGCAGGTGCCGTGGAGCATGCCGCGAATTGGGGTAACGACGATCTGACCTATGACGATGCGTGGTATCTCTCCGGCGCGCCGTGGGAGAAGCCGGAGCTTTACCAGTCGGAAGCGGCTCTCTTTCAGATGAACAAAGTCACGACGCCTACGCACATCGTCGGCGGCAATGCCGATATTCGCGTGAGCTACTTTGAGCAGGTGGTGCTTGAGCGCGCTCTCGAGCGGCTGAATGTACCGCACACGCTACTGGTCTTTCCGGGGGAAGGGCATCCGCTGGATAGGAATCCATGGCATGGGTACATCAAGGTTCGCGATGAGTTGAAGTGGTTGAAGAAGTACGGGGAATAA